The following proteins come from a genomic window of Microbacterium sp. JZ31:
- the tsaE gene encoding tRNA (adenosine(37)-N6)-threonylcarbamoyltransferase complex ATPase subunit type 1 TsaE: protein MEALGERIGSGLVAGDLIVLTGPLGAGKTTLTRGIAAGLGVRGPVQSPTFVIARTHPSLVGGAPLVHADAYRLDSALELDDLDVDVDGSATIVEWGRGKVDGLRDVWWDIEIERPSGMSESGDAASPEDLDLDAPRVVTIARVTA from the coding sequence ATGGAGGCGCTGGGAGAGCGGATCGGATCGGGCCTCGTCGCCGGGGATCTCATCGTGCTGACGGGGCCGCTCGGGGCCGGGAAGACGACGCTCACGCGCGGCATCGCGGCGGGGCTCGGCGTGCGCGGCCCCGTGCAGAGCCCGACGTTCGTGATCGCGCGCACGCACCCGTCGCTCGTCGGCGGGGCCCCGCTCGTGCACGCCGACGCGTACCGGCTGGACTCGGCGCTCGAGCTCGACGATCTCGACGTGGACGTGGACGGCTCCGCCACGATCGTGGAGTGGGGCCGCGGCAAGGTCGACGGCCTGCGCGACGTGTGGTGGGACATCGAGATCGAGCGCCCCTCCGGCATGAGCGAAAGCGGCGACGCGGCCTCGCCGGAGGACCTCGACCTCGACGCCCCTCGCGTGGTGACCATCGCCAGGGTCACGGCCTGA
- the alr gene encoding alanine racemase encodes MTSMREAGIDLSAIEHNVRTLRELTGTPEFIAVLKADGYGHGAVDVARAALAGGATRLGVADIGEALALRDAGIDAPVIAWLHAPDETFVEAVARDIQLGISSLDQLNAAATAGGAVVHLKLETGLARNGLSPQDWSTVFAEAARLERDGLVRVDGVFSHLSNTSDEEDLVQLRRFEVGVAAAEAAGLRPSVRHLAATAAAIALPQTRFDAVRIGIGLYGLSPFEGRTSADLGLRPAMTLRAQVVAVRRVPAGHGVSYGYAHRTHGEATLALVPLGYGDGVPRQASGVGPVVIGGQRFHVAGRIAMDQFVVDVGDHPVSVGDEVVLFGDPASGAPAAEEWADAAGTINYQIVTGIGRRVPRVAE; translated from the coding sequence ATGACGAGCATGCGCGAGGCCGGGATCGACCTGTCGGCGATCGAGCACAACGTCCGCACGCTGCGGGAGCTGACGGGCACGCCCGAGTTCATCGCCGTCCTCAAGGCCGACGGCTACGGTCACGGGGCCGTCGACGTCGCGCGCGCGGCGCTCGCCGGGGGAGCGACCCGCCTCGGCGTCGCCGACATCGGCGAGGCGCTCGCCCTGCGCGACGCGGGCATCGATGCGCCCGTGATCGCCTGGCTGCACGCGCCGGACGAGACCTTCGTCGAGGCCGTCGCCCGCGACATCCAGCTCGGCATCTCGAGCCTGGATCAGCTGAACGCGGCCGCCACGGCGGGCGGTGCCGTGGTGCACCTCAAGCTGGAGACCGGCCTCGCCCGCAACGGCCTGTCGCCGCAGGACTGGTCGACGGTGTTCGCCGAGGCCGCGCGGCTCGAGCGCGACGGGCTCGTGCGCGTGGACGGCGTCTTCAGCCACCTGTCGAACACCTCCGACGAGGAGGACCTCGTCCAGCTGCGCCGCTTCGAGGTGGGTGTCGCCGCGGCGGAGGCCGCGGGCCTGCGCCCGTCGGTGCGCCACCTCGCCGCGACCGCCGCTGCGATCGCGCTGCCTCAGACGCGCTTCGACGCCGTGCGCATCGGCATCGGCCTCTACGGGCTCTCACCGTTCGAGGGGCGGACATCGGCCGACCTCGGTCTGCGCCCGGCCATGACGCTGCGCGCCCAGGTCGTCGCCGTGCGCCGAGTGCCCGCCGGGCACGGGGTGTCGTACGGCTATGCCCACCGCACGCACGGCGAGGCGACCCTCGCGCTCGTGCCCCTGGGCTACGGCGACGGCGTGCCGCGGCAGGCATCGGGGGTCGGGCCCGTCGTGATCGGCGGGCAGCGCTTCCACGTGGCGGGCCGGATCGCGATGGACCAGTTCGTCGTGGACGTGGGCGACCATCCGGTGTCCGTCGGCGACGAGGTCGTCCTGTTCGGCGATCCCGCCTCGGGCGCCCCCGCGGCCGAGGAGTGGGCGGACGCCGCCGGCACGATCAACTATCAGATCGTGACCGGCATCGGGAGGCGCGTGCCCAGGGTGGCCGAGTGA
- the glmS gene encoding glutamine--fructose-6-phosphate transaminase (isomerizing): MCGIVGYVGPRDSQDILIAGLARLEYRGYDSAGIAVIDGDGSLHSAKKAGKLAMLRDELASSPIAAGTTGIGHTRWATHGGPTDVNAHPHLADDDKLAVIHNGIIENFSELKAELLAEGYTFRSETDTEVSAVLLGREYSAHDGDLAAAFRAVVNRLEGAFTLLVMHQDHPGLVLGARRNSPLVIGLGEGENFLGSDVAAFVEHTRNALAIGQDQIAAITPEGVEVTDFAGNPVEAEPFEVKWDATAAEKGGWPSFMAKEISEEPEAVANTILGRVHDGKVVIPELDGMDELFAGISRIVIVGAGTAAYSALVGKYAIEQWARIPVDVELAHEFRYRDPLVGPDVLVISISQSGETMDTLMAVKEANRLGAKTLSICNTQGATIPRESDAVVYLHAGPEVAVASTKAFVAQITGLYLFALHVGRIRGTVSAEVQSEAIREFADLPEKIRWILENEQERIEQLAHWMADTRSVLFLGRHVGYPIALEGALKLKEISYIHAEGFAAGELKHGPIALVEPGLPVFVVVPSPSGAPTLHAKVVSNIQEIRARGARVIAIAEAGDAAVLPHADEVLRIPLAGPLFEPILAVVPLHIFAMGLANAKGLDVDQPRNLAKSVTVE, encoded by the coding sequence ATGTGTGGAATCGTCGGTTACGTCGGCCCTCGGGACAGCCAGGACATCCTGATCGCGGGCCTCGCGCGGCTGGAGTATCGCGGTTATGACTCGGCCGGCATCGCGGTCATCGACGGCGACGGCTCGCTGCATTCGGCGAAGAAGGCGGGCAAGCTCGCGATGCTGCGCGACGAGCTCGCGTCGAGCCCGATCGCGGCCGGCACGACGGGCATCGGCCACACCCGCTGGGCCACGCACGGCGGCCCCACCGACGTCAACGCGCACCCGCACCTCGCCGACGACGACAAGCTCGCCGTCATCCACAACGGCATCATCGAGAACTTCTCCGAGCTGAAGGCCGAGCTGCTCGCCGAGGGCTACACCTTCCGCAGCGAGACCGACACCGAGGTCTCGGCCGTGCTGCTGGGCCGCGAGTACAGCGCGCACGACGGCGACCTCGCCGCCGCGTTCCGCGCCGTCGTGAACCGCCTCGAGGGCGCGTTCACCCTTCTCGTGATGCACCAGGACCACCCGGGTCTCGTGCTTGGCGCGCGGCGCAACTCGCCCCTCGTGATCGGCCTCGGCGAGGGCGAGAACTTCCTCGGCTCGGACGTCGCGGCGTTCGTCGAGCACACCCGCAACGCGCTCGCGATCGGTCAGGACCAGATCGCGGCCATCACGCCCGAAGGCGTCGAGGTGACCGACTTCGCGGGCAACCCGGTCGAGGCGGAGCCGTTCGAGGTCAAGTGGGACGCGACCGCCGCCGAGAAGGGCGGCTGGCCGAGCTTCATGGCGAAGGAGATCTCGGAGGAGCCCGAGGCCGTCGCCAACACGATCCTCGGCCGCGTCCACGACGGCAAGGTCGTGATCCCCGAGCTCGACGGCATGGACGAGCTGTTCGCGGGAATCTCGCGCATCGTGATCGTTGGCGCCGGCACTGCCGCGTACTCGGCACTCGTCGGCAAGTACGCGATCGAGCAGTGGGCCCGCATCCCCGTCGACGTGGAGCTCGCGCACGAGTTCCGCTACCGCGATCCGCTCGTCGGCCCCGACGTGCTCGTCATCTCCATCAGCCAGTCGGGCGAGACCATGGACACCCTCATGGCCGTCAAGGAGGCGAACCGCCTCGGCGCGAAGACGCTGTCGATCTGCAACACGCAGGGAGCGACGATCCCGCGCGAGTCGGACGCTGTCGTCTACCTTCACGCCGGCCCAGAGGTGGCGGTGGCGTCGACCAAGGCGTTCGTGGCGCAGATCACCGGTCTGTACCTGTTCGCGCTGCACGTCGGGCGCATCCGCGGGACGGTGTCCGCCGAGGTCCAGTCGGAGGCGATCCGGGAGTTCGCGGACCTGCCGGAGAAGATCCGGTGGATCCTCGAGAACGAGCAGGAGCGGATCGAGCAGCTCGCGCACTGGATGGCCGACACGCGCTCGGTGCTGTTCCTCGGGCGTCACGTGGGCTACCCGATCGCGCTCGAGGGCGCACTCAAGCTCAAGGAGATCTCGTACATCCACGCCGAGGGCTTCGCGGCCGGCGAGCTCAAGCACGGACCGATCGCGCTGGTCGAGCCCGGCCTGCCCGTGTTCGTCGTGGTGCCGTCGCCCAGCGGCGCGCCCACGCTCCACGCGAAGGTCGTTTCCAACATCCAGGAGATCCGTGCGCGCGGCGCCCGCGTGATCGCGATCGCCGAGGCCGGCGACGCGGCCGTGCTGCCGCACGCCGACGAGGTGTTGCGCATCCCGCTCGCGGGCCCGCTGTTCGAGCCGATCCTGGCCGTCGTGCCGCTGCACATCTTCGCGATGGGCCTCGCCAACGCCAAGGGTCTCGACGTCGACCAGCCGCGCAACCTCGCCAAGTCGGTCACGGTCGAGTAA
- a CDS encoding universal stress protein, which yields MLAVRAPGAEGQAALAAAVEEAALRRVPLVVATTPGASADAGGDARVVVLADPDDAEDLARIVEENEVALVVVGMRRREETGRFVVATAVMRAVLTLDAPVLVVRP from the coding sequence GTGCTCGCGGTCCGCGCACCGGGGGCCGAGGGGCAGGCGGCGCTCGCCGCGGCCGTGGAGGAGGCGGCGCTCCGCCGCGTCCCGCTCGTCGTCGCGACGACGCCGGGCGCCTCGGCCGACGCCGGCGGCGATGCCCGGGTCGTCGTGCTCGCCGACCCGGACGACGCCGAGGACCTGGCGCGGATCGTCGAGGAGAACGAGGTGGCGCTCGTGGTCGTGGGCATGCGACGTCGCGAGGAGACCGGTCGGTTCGTCGTCGCCACCGCCGTCATGCGGGCCGTACTCACGCTGGATGCACCCGTGCTCGTCGTGCGGCCCTGA